A window of the Myxococcus fulvus genome harbors these coding sequences:
- a CDS encoding type 4a pilus biogenesis protein PilO, with the protein MDKYLDQFVKASPGVKFGGLAAVIILMTAANYFLLIEPTETQIEAQLGERRTLDLELAEKSEIAQNLNERRREMDVLEQKLAEALTELPEKKDVEELLAQINDIGKKSGLEISLVQPDREYVGGGEFFARIPIRMTVSGNYHEIAMFLQEMANMRRIVNVNNINLGQPTLKNEKVVLQSSFLATTFRFVETQKN; encoded by the coding sequence ATGGACAAGTACCTGGACCAATTCGTCAAGGCGTCCCCGGGCGTCAAGTTCGGTGGCCTCGCCGCCGTCATCATCCTGATGACCGCCGCCAACTACTTCCTGCTCATCGAGCCGACCGAAACGCAGATCGAAGCCCAGCTGGGCGAGCGGCGCACGCTGGACCTGGAGCTGGCCGAGAAGAGCGAGATCGCCCAGAACCTCAACGAGCGTCGGCGCGAGATGGACGTGCTGGAGCAGAAGCTCGCCGAGGCCCTCACGGAGCTGCCGGAGAAGAAGGACGTCGAGGAGCTGCTCGCGCAGATCAACGACATCGGCAAGAAGAGCGGCCTGGAGATCTCCCTGGTGCAGCCCGACCGCGAGTACGTGGGCGGCGGCGAGTTCTTCGCGCGCATCCCCATCCGCATGACGGTGAGCGGCAACTACCACGAGATCGCCATGTTCCTGCAGGAGATGGCGAACATGCGCCGCATCGTGAACGTCAACAACATCAACCTGGGGCAGCCGACGCTGAAGAACGAGAAGGTCGTCCTTCAGAGCAGCTTCCTGGCGACGACCTTCCGGTTCGTCGAGACCCAGAAGAACTAG
- a CDS encoding PilN domain-containing protein — translation MMIRINLLPVRKVQTQQKGRQVLVLFALALIGAAVGNYFWYDDRDAEYQRNAQGIAATRAKIAELEKVIGEVKNINARKAEVEKKLAVLDSLRKGRNGPVRMMDALASATPKKVWVKGFVEAASAVSIDGSAVSHDEVAEFMRGLNGVVWTPKGMGRLVDQRRDAKTSRVELLTAEATIEEFPAGQITPFFTNIDLTSAVQTKASAGAMGMPALVDFKITLTANYAI, via the coding sequence ATGATGATTCGCATCAACCTGCTTCCCGTCCGGAAGGTCCAGACCCAGCAGAAGGGCCGGCAAGTGCTGGTCCTCTTCGCGCTGGCGCTCATCGGCGCCGCCGTGGGCAACTACTTCTGGTACGACGACCGTGACGCCGAATACCAGCGCAACGCCCAGGGCATCGCCGCGACGCGCGCGAAGATCGCCGAGCTGGAGAAGGTCATCGGCGAGGTGAAGAACATCAACGCCCGCAAGGCGGAGGTGGAGAAGAAGCTCGCGGTGCTCGACTCGCTGCGCAAGGGCCGCAACGGCCCGGTCCGGATGATGGACGCGCTCGCGTCCGCCACGCCCAAGAAGGTCTGGGTCAAGGGCTTCGTCGAGGCAGCCAGCGCGGTGTCCATCGACGGCTCGGCCGTCAGCCACGACGAGGTCGCCGAGTTCATGCGCGGCCTGAACGGCGTGGTGTGGACGCCCAAGGGGATGGGCCGCCTGGTGGACCAGCGCCGTGACGCGAAGACGTCCCGCGTGGAGCTGCTCACGGCGGAGGCCACCATCGAGGAGTTCCCGGCCGGGCAGATCACCCCGTTCTTCACCAACATCGACCTGACGAGCGCGGTGCAGACCAAGGCGTCCGCGGGGGCCATGGGAATGCCGGCCCTGGTCGACTTCAAGATCACCCTCACCGCGAACTACGCCATCTGA
- the pilM gene encoding type IV pilus assembly protein PilM, translating into MAKGKLALGLDIGSTSIKMILLKEQRKRGEVGFALQSFGMKPLPPEAIVDGALMNSTAIVQAVQELMSELKVKGKDVAIGVSGHSVIIKKIQMPRMSQEELEESIQWEAEQYIPFDVKDVNIDTQILDGGGNDATGQMDVLLVAAKKDMINDYTTVVSEAGLAPVVVDVDAFAVQNMFSVNYDLPEKETVVLINAGASVVNINIIANGVTVFTRDVTIGGNQFTEEIQKQLNVSYEEAEALKIGGNRADADAVVPQDVERVLSSVAEQVAGEIQRSLDFYAGTAADSNFTKVYLSGGTAKIPALFKTIEARTGVPVEILNPFRKIEVDNRKFDPAFIMDVAPMAAVAVGLALRRPGDKLA; encoded by the coding sequence ATGGCGAAGGGCAAACTGGCACTCGGTCTGGACATCGGATCGACCTCCATCAAGATGATCCTGCTCAAGGAGCAGCGCAAGCGCGGCGAGGTCGGCTTCGCGTTGCAGAGCTTCGGCATGAAGCCGCTGCCTCCCGAGGCCATCGTCGATGGAGCGCTGATGAACTCCACCGCCATCGTGCAGGCGGTGCAGGAGCTGATGTCCGAGCTGAAGGTGAAGGGCAAGGACGTCGCCATCGGCGTGTCCGGCCACTCGGTCATCATCAAGAAGATTCAGATGCCGCGCATGTCCCAGGAGGAGCTCGAGGAGAGCATCCAGTGGGAGGCCGAGCAGTACATCCCGTTCGATGTGAAGGACGTGAACATCGACACGCAGATCCTCGACGGCGGCGGCAACGACGCCACCGGGCAGATGGACGTGCTGCTGGTGGCCGCCAAGAAGGACATGATCAACGACTACACCACCGTGGTCTCCGAGGCGGGCCTCGCGCCGGTGGTGGTGGACGTGGACGCCTTCGCCGTCCAGAACATGTTCTCCGTCAACTACGACCTCCCCGAGAAGGAGACCGTGGTCCTCATCAACGCGGGCGCCTCGGTGGTGAACATCAACATCATCGCCAACGGCGTGACGGTCTTCACCCGCGACGTCACCATCGGTGGCAACCAGTTCACCGAAGAAATCCAGAAGCAGCTCAACGTCTCCTACGAGGAGGCCGAGGCGCTGAAGATCGGCGGCAACCGCGCGGACGCGGACGCCGTGGTGCCCCAGGATGTCGAGCGCGTGCTCTCCAGCGTGGCCGAGCAGGTGGCCGGTGAAATCCAGCGCTCGTTGGACTTCTACGCGGGCACGGCGGCGGACTCGAACTTCACCAAGGTCTACCTGTCGGGTGGCACGGCGAAGATTCCGGCCCTGTTCAAGACGATTGAAGCGCGCACCGGCGTGCCGGTGGAGATCCTCAACCCGTTCCGCAAGATTGAAGTGGACAACCGCAAGTTCGACCCCGCGTTCATCATGGACGTGGCGCCCATGGCCGCGGTGGCCGTGGGACTGGCGCTCCGGCGTCCGGGCGACAAGCTGGCCTGA
- a CDS encoding sigma-54-dependent transcriptional regulator, with product MSLFRSILVADDEPSIRHILTLVLTDRKYEVRAVADGEEALRELAARDYDVLLCDVRMPRKDGLTLLREAQAAHPGLTVVVMSAYGSQEQALEAVSAGAYDYVQKPFKPEEIVFVLRKAEERERLLRENKRLKQSGLPSLPQGHILGSSAPLQAVLRQVARLAPVDTTVLISGESGTGKELIARELHAKSPRAPLPFVAVNCGAIPGGLLESELFGHAKGAFTDARTAKRGLFSEADGGTLFLDEVGELPLPAQVKLLRVLQEGEIRPVGENRVEKVDVRVVAATLRDLGKLVEKGEFREDLYYRLNVVNVRIPPLRERREDVPLLASAFLHRFNRELNREPPVEGLSPEAEALMSAYAWPGNVRELENAMERAVLLADGPHILPANLPERLWAAPTPAPATADARGVQQVGSDLSLKRAIRDLEESYIRAALRRTKGNRTRAAEVLDISHRALLYKIKEYGIDPDAEAERG from the coding sequence ATGTCCCTGTTCCGCTCCATCCTCGTCGCCGACGACGAGCCCTCCATCCGCCACATCCTCACGTTGGTGCTCACCGACCGGAAGTACGAGGTGCGCGCCGTCGCGGATGGGGAGGAGGCCCTGCGGGAGCTGGCCGCTCGCGACTACGACGTCCTGCTGTGTGACGTGCGCATGCCCCGCAAGGACGGCCTCACGCTCTTGCGCGAGGCCCAGGCCGCGCACCCGGGGCTCACCGTGGTGGTGATGAGCGCCTACGGCTCGCAGGAGCAGGCGCTGGAGGCGGTGTCCGCGGGCGCCTACGACTACGTCCAGAAGCCCTTCAAGCCCGAGGAGATCGTCTTCGTCCTGCGCAAGGCCGAGGAGCGCGAGCGGCTGCTGCGCGAGAACAAGCGCCTGAAGCAGTCGGGCCTGCCCTCGCTGCCCCAGGGCCACATCCTCGGCTCGAGCGCTCCCTTGCAGGCGGTGCTCCGGCAGGTGGCGAGGCTGGCGCCCGTGGACACCACGGTGCTCATCAGCGGCGAGAGCGGCACGGGCAAGGAGCTCATCGCTCGGGAGCTGCACGCGAAGAGCCCCCGCGCGCCGCTGCCCTTCGTCGCCGTCAACTGCGGCGCCATCCCCGGTGGCCTCCTGGAGAGCGAGCTGTTCGGGCACGCCAAGGGCGCCTTCACCGACGCGCGCACCGCCAAGCGCGGCCTGTTCTCGGAGGCCGACGGCGGCACGCTCTTCCTGGACGAGGTGGGCGAATTGCCGCTGCCCGCGCAGGTGAAGCTCTTGCGCGTGTTGCAGGAGGGCGAGATCCGCCCGGTGGGAGAGAACCGGGTGGAGAAGGTGGACGTGCGGGTGGTGGCGGCCACGCTGCGCGACCTGGGCAAGCTGGTGGAGAAGGGGGAGTTCCGCGAGGACCTCTACTACCGGCTCAACGTGGTGAACGTGCGGATCCCACCCCTGCGCGAGCGCCGCGAGGACGTGCCGCTCCTGGCGAGCGCGTTCCTCCACCGCTTCAACCGCGAGCTCAACCGGGAGCCCCCCGTGGAGGGGCTGTCCCCGGAGGCCGAGGCGCTGATGTCCGCCTACGCGTGGCCGGGCAACGTGCGCGAGCTGGAGAACGCCATGGAGCGCGCGGTGCTCCTGGCGGATGGCCCGCACATCCTCCCGGCCAACCTGCCCGAACGGCTGTGGGCCGCCCCCACACCCGCACCGGCGACGGCCGATGCGCGCGGAGTGCAACAGGTCGGTAGTGACCTGTCGCTCAAGCGGGCCATCCGGGACCTGGAGGAGTCCTACATCCGGGCGGCGCTCCGTCGGACGAAGGGCAACCGCACCCGGGCGGCCGAGGTGCTGGACATCAGCCACCGGGCGTTGCTGTACAAGATCAAGGAGTACGGCATCGACCCGGACGCCGAGGCGGAGCGGGGATGA
- a CDS encoding sensor histidine kinase gives MKWRIASVAFLLASLCTGLSWLSLQPVLIRLLELGRRLARPGTPDAEVLSQVRGFLPLALGLDLVALTLLAYGILYLTVGRPLRSAEEMVEQLGRLEPDPHLSPTQGGPLLSRMQRALQRLADALRQEQSLTRSQMESLREANMRLTRAQTELVTSERLATVGRLAAGVAHEVGNPLAGILGYLSLARMKAPSAELKDYLERIDHEVQRIDRIVRGLLDLGRPETASPGPVDVGSVVETCVRLVRAAPELAGVSVELSLEPGVLARAEPGPLSQILINLLLNAAQAMGGQGRVSVTTRLEEGEARVMVRDHGPGIPPDVMPRLFEPFFTTKGRQGTGLGLAVSLRLAQVMGGRLGAENLPEGGARFTVALPAV, from the coding sequence ATGAAGTGGCGCATCGCCAGCGTGGCGTTCCTGCTGGCATCGCTCTGCACCGGCCTGTCCTGGCTGTCACTCCAGCCCGTCCTCATCCGGCTCTTGGAACTGGGGCGGCGGCTGGCTCGGCCGGGCACGCCGGACGCGGAGGTGCTGTCCCAGGTGCGAGGCTTCCTGCCGCTGGCGCTCGGGCTGGACCTGGTGGCGCTCACGCTTCTGGCCTACGGGATTCTGTACCTGACGGTGGGGCGCCCGCTGCGCTCGGCCGAGGAGATGGTGGAGCAGCTCGGCCGCCTGGAGCCCGACCCGCACCTGTCGCCCACGCAGGGCGGCCCGCTGCTGTCGCGCATGCAGCGCGCGCTGCAGCGACTGGCGGACGCGCTGCGCCAGGAGCAGTCCCTCACGCGCTCCCAGATGGAGTCCCTGCGCGAGGCGAACATGCGGCTGACCCGCGCGCAGACGGAGTTGGTCACCTCCGAGCGGCTCGCCACCGTGGGACGGCTGGCGGCGGGCGTGGCGCACGAGGTGGGCAACCCGCTCGCGGGCATCCTGGGCTACCTGTCCCTGGCGCGGATGAAGGCGCCCTCGGCGGAGCTGAAGGACTACCTGGAGCGCATCGACCACGAGGTGCAGCGCATCGACCGCATCGTCCGAGGGCTGCTCGATCTGGGGCGTCCGGAGACGGCGTCACCAGGGCCGGTGGACGTCGGCTCGGTGGTGGAGACGTGCGTGCGGTTGGTGCGGGCCGCACCGGAGCTGGCGGGCGTCTCCGTGGAGCTGTCGCTCGAGCCCGGGGTCCTGGCCCGCGCGGAGCCGGGCCCGTTGTCGCAGATCCTCATCAACCTGCTGCTCAACGCCGCGCAGGCCATGGGAGGGCAGGGGCGCGTCAGCGTCACCACGCGGCTGGAGGAGGGCGAGGCGCGGGTGATGGTGAGGGACCATGGGCCGGGAATCCCGCCCGACGTGATGCCCCGCCTGTTCGAGCCCTTCTTCACGACCAAGGGGCGCCAGGGCACGGGGCTGGGACTCGCGGTGTCGCTGCGACTCGCGCAGGTGATGGGCGGGCGACTGGGCGCGGAGAACCTCCCCGAGGGTGGCGCGCGCTTCACGGTGGCCCTGCCCGCCGTGTGA
- a CDS encoding prepilin peptidase: MPGSVTDFSLLPGWAGPLFTAFLLVLGLCIGSFLNVVIARVPEGLSIVRPGSRCPRCGHVLAWYENIPVLSWLALRGRCRSCHAPISPRYVLVELLTGLLFLACLNRFGWTYQLFPALVLVSLLIPLTFIDLAHWILPFSLTVPGIAAGLLLAVPRGADAVVDATVGAVLGFLVFRLMEYIGWKVFKKEALGGGDKFLVALLGAFLSWRALLGILFLSSLQGAVVGLALLALTGRAGPAAQPPASGTAPSATGPGPTPSGDAASSAHDGAPGVATTSSSSGVTLPSSDDVSLPGMAAHPAGGAPVSGAAPEDEPEPTMTWEFTRPGIPLWKRLLLVPWCLLVQPIPDAPVDEETGEEEEWVPGPTNIPFGPWLALAGLEVMLLGPWLARVLPMDIALLLGGAP, from the coding sequence ATGCCGGGCTCCGTGACGGACTTCTCCCTCCTGCCGGGCTGGGCCGGGCCTCTCTTCACCGCCTTCCTCCTGGTCCTCGGCCTGTGTATCGGCAGCTTCCTCAATGTCGTCATCGCGCGTGTCCCCGAAGGACTGAGCATCGTCCGGCCCGGCTCGCGCTGTCCCCGGTGCGGGCACGTGCTCGCCTGGTACGAGAACATCCCCGTGCTCTCGTGGCTCGCGTTGAGGGGACGGTGTCGTTCGTGTCACGCGCCCATCTCGCCGCGCTACGTGCTCGTGGAGCTGCTCACGGGGCTCTTGTTCCTCGCGTGTCTGAACCGCTTCGGGTGGACGTACCAACTGTTCCCCGCGTTGGTGCTGGTGTCGCTGTTGATACCGCTCACCTTCATCGACCTGGCGCACTGGATACTGCCGTTCTCGCTGACGGTGCCGGGCATCGCCGCGGGGCTCTTGTTGGCGGTTCCGCGCGGCGCGGACGCGGTGGTGGACGCGACGGTGGGCGCGGTGCTCGGCTTCCTCGTGTTCCGCCTGATGGAGTACATCGGCTGGAAGGTCTTCAAGAAGGAGGCGCTGGGTGGCGGCGACAAGTTCCTCGTCGCGCTGCTCGGTGCGTTCCTCTCCTGGCGGGCGCTGCTCGGCATCCTCTTCCTGTCCTCGCTCCAGGGCGCGGTGGTGGGGCTCGCGTTGCTCGCGCTCACGGGACGCGCGGGGCCGGCGGCACAACCTCCCGCCTCGGGCACAGCTCCGTCTGCGACAGGGCCTGGGCCCACTCCGTCTGGTGACGCGGCCTCCTCGGCCCATGATGGGGCGCCCGGTGTCGCGACGACCTCGTCATCGAGCGGCGTCACGCTGCCCTCGTCGGATGATGTGTCGCTGCCCGGGATGGCCGCGCACCCGGCGGGTGGCGCGCCCGTGTCCGGCGCGGCACCGGAAGATGAGCCCGAGCCCACCATGACGTGGGAGTTCACCCGGCCCGGGATTCCGCTGTGGAAGCGGCTGCTCCTGGTTCCCTGGTGCCTGCTCGTCCAGCCGATTCCGGACGCGCCCGTGGACGAGGAGACGGGCGAGGAGGAGGAGTGGGTGCCCGGTCCCACCAACATCCCCTTCGGTCCGTGGCTGGCGCTCGCCGGGCTGGAGGTGATGCTGCTGGGGCCGTGGCTGGCGAGGGTGCTGCCCATGGACATCGCGCTGCTCCTGGGAGGCGCGCCATGA
- a CDS encoding prepilin-type N-terminal cleavage/methylation domain-containing protein yields the protein MKKKGGFTLIELMIVVAIIGILAAIAIPNFIRFQAKSKQSEAKTNLKAIFTAQKAYFGEKDKYVSDFKVVGFDPEPGNRFSYGINAACNEAKAVTDRNYVGGCIGQDLARFTETPTVGTQPLTAGVSGTCPNCDFSAVAVGNVDNDKNADTWGITSLATSATTLQGTCGIDTNKIGGGEPGNAYNDVSC from the coding sequence ATGAAGAAGAAGGGTGGCTTCACCCTCATCGAGCTGATGATCGTCGTCGCCATCATCGGCATCCTGGCCGCCATCGCCATCCCGAACTTCATCCGCTTCCAGGCCAAGTCCAAGCAGTCTGAGGCGAAGACCAACCTGAAGGCCATCTTCACGGCCCAGAAGGCGTACTTCGGCGAGAAGGACAAGTACGTTTCTGACTTCAAGGTCGTCGGCTTCGACCCGGAGCCGGGCAACCGCTTCAGCTACGGCATCAACGCCGCGTGCAACGAGGCGAAGGCCGTGACGGACCGCAACTACGTCGGTGGTTGCATCGGCCAGGACCTGGCCCGCTTCACTGAGACCCCGACGGTCGGCACCCAGCCCCTGACGGCCGGCGTGTCGGGCACCTGCCCGAACTGCGACTTCTCCGCCGTCGCGGTGGGCAACGTCGACAACGACAAGAACGCCGACACCTGGGGCATCACGTCCCTGGCCACCTCGGCCACCACCCTGCAGGGCACCTGCGGCATCGACACCAACAAGATCGGTGGCGGCGAGCCCGGCAACGCCTACAACGACGTGAGCTGCTAG
- a CDS encoding pilus assembly protein PilG, which translates to MRKLPLVLMTAGLLLVVLLAGPPRAPLYLGDRPVLPRAGFLKALFKAQLGLVADYFWILTINRVGTARKISEYRDIYYYADLTTDLDPRFAKVYTFAGITIPIHLGREEYANVEESSRILRKGMVNTPEDKRIHFQLAYNLMFFERKYREAAAIIEELAKEPGAPEWYSGLATRLYAQSGDFDTSLGLAQALRDSAEDDETRAYYERRVNEILQERLLQQLDTAIQRHQQREGRLPASLEALVSSGDLRELPADPLGGKLFLGEDGRSYSTAARFRLEIIYDEKTEDGDRLVPKPLDSKNHDAQPH; encoded by the coding sequence ATGCGCAAGCTGCCCCTCGTGCTCATGACCGCCGGCCTGCTCCTGGTGGTCCTCCTCGCCGGCCCCCCCCGCGCCCCGCTCTACCTGGGTGACCGCCCCGTGTTGCCGCGCGCCGGTTTCCTCAAGGCGTTGTTCAAGGCGCAGCTCGGGCTCGTCGCCGACTACTTCTGGATCCTGACCATCAACCGCGTCGGCACCGCCCGGAAGATCTCCGAGTACCGCGACATCTACTATTACGCGGACCTCACCACGGACCTCGACCCCCGGTTCGCCAAGGTCTACACCTTCGCGGGAATCACCATCCCCATCCACCTGGGCCGCGAGGAGTACGCCAACGTCGAGGAGTCCTCGCGCATCCTCCGCAAGGGCATGGTCAACACGCCCGAGGACAAGCGCATCCACTTCCAGCTCGCCTACAACCTGATGTTCTTCGAGCGGAAGTACCGTGAGGCCGCGGCCATCATCGAGGAGCTCGCCAAGGAGCCAGGCGCGCCGGAGTGGTACTCGGGCCTGGCCACCCGGTTGTATGCGCAGTCGGGCGACTTCGACACGAGCCTCGGCTTGGCGCAGGCTCTGCGCGACAGCGCGGAGGACGATGAGACGCGCGCCTATTACGAGCGCCGTGTGAATGAAATCCTCCAGGAACGGCTGCTCCAGCAGCTCGACACCGCCATCCAGCGCCACCAGCAGAGAGAAGGCCGGCTACCCGCATCGCTGGAGGCGCTCGTGTCCTCAGGCGATCTGAGGGAGCTGCCCGCCGACCCCTTGGGCGGAAAGCTCTTCCTTGGGGAGGACGGTCGCAGCTATTCCACGGCCGCGCGGTTCCGGCTGGAGATCATCTACGACGAGAAGACCGAGGACGGCGACCGCCTCGTTCCCAAGCCCCTGGACTCGAAGAACCATGACGCTCAACCCCACTGA
- a CDS encoding ABC transporter ATP-binding protein, with amino-acid sequence MTLNPTDAPPIQVRGLSKTYKVGFWFNKTVRALQGLDLEVGAGQIYGLLGPNGAGKSTTIKILMNLVRPSGGTALLYGQPVDQAATRRMVGFLPENPSPYEYLTGREFVTLAGQLCGMGGHELDLRVKEVLGAVDMSHAEKLQIRRYSKGMVQRVALAQALVSKPKMLILDEPTSGLDPVGRRQMRDLILAERDRGTTVLFCSHIIPDVEALCDRLAVLVGGRRVREGSVQQLLSAQVPSVEVVVEGLKLDQVKNLGVSLESTQALDGRVMLQVADADSQRLLGQVLAAGGRVNSLQAAKFSLEQLFMDALKDSGRASSVGGEINT; translated from the coding sequence ATGACGCTCAACCCCACTGACGCGCCTCCCATCCAGGTTCGAGGACTGTCGAAGACCTACAAGGTAGGCTTCTGGTTCAACAAGACGGTTCGCGCCCTCCAAGGACTGGACCTCGAGGTGGGCGCCGGGCAGATCTACGGCCTGCTCGGCCCCAATGGCGCCGGCAAATCCACGACCATCAAAATCCTCATGAACCTGGTGCGCCCCAGCGGCGGCACGGCGCTGTTGTATGGACAGCCCGTGGACCAGGCGGCGACGCGGCGGATGGTGGGCTTCCTCCCGGAGAACCCCTCGCCGTACGAGTACCTGACGGGGCGCGAGTTCGTGACGCTCGCCGGACAGCTGTGCGGCATGGGCGGCCACGAGCTGGACCTGCGGGTGAAGGAGGTGCTCGGCGCGGTGGACATGAGCCACGCGGAGAAGCTGCAGATCCGCCGCTACTCGAAGGGCATGGTCCAGCGCGTGGCGCTCGCGCAGGCGCTGGTGTCGAAGCCGAAGATGCTCATCCTCGACGAGCCGACGAGCGGCCTGGACCCGGTGGGCCGCCGACAGATGCGAGACCTCATCCTCGCCGAGCGCGACCGGGGTACCACCGTGCTCTTCTGCAGCCACATCATCCCGGACGTCGAGGCGCTCTGCGACAGGCTCGCGGTGCTCGTGGGTGGCCGCCGCGTGCGCGAGGGCAGCGTGCAGCAGTTGCTCTCGGCGCAGGTGCCCTCCGTGGAAGTCGTGGTCGAGGGCTTGAAGCTGGACCAGGTGAAGAACCTGGGCGTGAGCCTGGAGTCCACGCAGGCCTTGGATGGACGCGTGATGCTGCAGGTCGCCGATGCGGACAGTCAGCGGCTGCTCGGGCAGGTGCTCGCGGCGGGCGGGCGGGTCAACAGCCTCCAGGCGGCGAAGTTCTCGCTGGAGCAGCTCTTCATGGATGCCCTGAAGGATTCCGGACGGGCGTCGAGCGTCGGCGGGGAGATCAACACATGA
- a CDS encoding ABC transporter permease, producing the protein MSAFGAMVWNGFREARRNRVTVVVGAFAAVVLLSSTLVTEVTVATFDRVLTDFGLGMMSLILVFLTIFLSSGLLSREIERRTIFLVVSKPVSRSQFLLARLAGNMLTLAVLMAAMMLIFLSQLVMFQASVNATQALAVVGLWFELLVLTSAGILFSSFAGPAVSAIATTGIYFAGHLANDLFDIAQRLDDGPVKTGATVLYYLLPNLEKMNFRPQATYALPVDASTFFSGIGYGLGWAALFTAAAIFIFERRDFR; encoded by the coding sequence ATGAGCGCGTTTGGCGCGATGGTCTGGAACGGCTTCCGCGAGGCGCGCCGCAACCGCGTCACGGTGGTGGTGGGCGCCTTCGCCGCGGTGGTGTTGCTGTCCTCGACGCTGGTGACGGAGGTGACGGTCGCCACCTTCGACCGGGTGCTCACCGACTTCGGACTGGGGATGATGAGCCTCATCCTCGTCTTCCTCACCATCTTCCTGTCGAGCGGCCTCTTGAGCCGGGAAATCGAGCGGCGCACCATCTTCCTGGTGGTGAGCAAGCCGGTGTCCCGCTCGCAGTTCCTGCTGGCGCGGCTCGCGGGCAACATGCTGACGCTCGCCGTGCTGATGGCGGCGATGATGCTCATCTTCCTGAGCCAGTTGGTGATGTTCCAGGCCAGCGTCAATGCCACCCAGGCCCTCGCGGTGGTGGGGCTCTGGTTCGAGCTGCTCGTGCTCACCAGCGCGGGCATCCTCTTCTCCAGCTTCGCGGGCCCTGCCGTGTCGGCCATCGCCACCACGGGCATCTACTTCGCGGGCCACCTGGCCAATGACCTCTTCGACATCGCGCAGCGGCTGGACGACGGCCCCGTGAAGACGGGGGCCACCGTGCTCTACTACCTGCTGCCGAACCTGGAGAAGATGAACTTCCGTCCCCAGGCCACTTATGCCCTGCCCGTGGACGCCTCCACGTTCTTCTCCGGCATCGGGTACGGCCTGGGCTGGGCCGCGCTGTTCACCGCCGCCGCCATCTTCATCTTCGAACGGCGCGATTTCCGCTGA